ACAGGGGAAACTTTTGCTAGAGACGCGTTTGCAAGATTTTGGAGTCAATCGTATCTAACGCAAGCAGGTTGGCAACAAGAAATGGAGTTTTGGCAGGCGCGCATTCGCCCGCTGATGCGTACTAATTACTACCGCAGTGTCAACCGTCTAGATACACCCACAAACCACTTTTGGCTGCTTGATTTACCATTTGTCGTTATTTTTGCTCTCGATTTATGGGCACGAGTGACGCGAATTCGCCGCCGTTATCCTTACTTAAGTTGGCTAGAAGCTATTTTACGGCGTTGGTATGACGTGTTTCTACTTTTACCGTTTTGGCGACTGTTGCGGATACTGCCTGTCTCTGTACGTCTTTATCATACTGGTTTATTAAATCTCGATCCTTTACGCGCCGAAGCCCAACGGGATTTTGTCATCAGCTTCGCAGCAGAACTTACCGAAATGGCAGGTATTCAAATTGTCGAGCAGATGCAAAATTCGATTCGTAACGGTGATGTGTTTCGCTGGTTGCTACACCCAGAGTTACGTAAACCTTACGTACAAGTGAATAATGTGAATGAAGTCAGTGCGATCGCCTCACGCTTGTTTCGCATCGGCGTTTACGATGTACTTCCCAAAGTGCAGCCTGACATCGAAGATTTGATTCATCACAGCCTTATGGGTACGTTGCATCAACTCCCAGGAAATCGCCTATTACGACACATCCCAGGTTTACGTCACGCAGGTAAAAACCAAACGCGAAAGCTTGCCAAAGCAATATTTAACGTAACATACAATAATCTCACGAACTCGATGCAAGACCCCGTAGGAGCTGAACTTACAGCCCGCTTGGGAAGAAACCTACGCGACGCGTTAGAAAACGAATTGCAAAAAAAACACAATGTTCAAGAAATTCAATCTTTATTAATTGATATGTTAGAAGAAATCAAAATAAATTATGTCAAAGGTATTACTGAAGCGGGTAGCGAACAATTATTAGAAAAAGCTGAACAGCTACATAAACGGATACGGCATTAGTTAGTTAAGGGAGCTAACACACTTAACTTTAAGGTTATTTATCAACAAATATTGATTGGTAGGTAAAAGAACTATTTGTTTACCAATCAATATATTAGCTATTCAACATATAGCCAAACGCGTACAGAATATACTGTAGCCTTCGCAACAAAAATTAATAGCATATAGTTAAATAATTCTAAAGTTATCGTATTTATAGCGAAAACCGGATATTTTATAACGTGTACCCAAAATTAAACTTGTTCACTTGTGGTTTTCTTGAAGTTTGCAAAAAACAGCAACTGAACTAAGTTAATCGAGCCAATCTCAAACGTAGCGATTACGTGCTTGGGAGTGCCTTGTTCTTGCTAAGGTATCGCTGAACTTCTTACATGATTCAAGCGCTTAGCTGGTATGTGTAGAGGAACCCAACGACAATGCTTACTGTGGACTTAGAACGCTTTTCACCGGAAAACTATTTCTTTCCCATAGCAGGAAATTCACTTGCTTTAGTCGTTGATAGCGATTTAGATAGTTTAACGCTAACAACAGAGATTGTTAAGTTTTGTGGGTGTTGCGTGCTGACTGCTACCACAAGTCAAAATGCTCTACAGCTGGCGATTGCTCACCAACCAGCACTTATATTGTTAGAGCTAATGCTACCAGAAGTAGATGGCATTACTTTAACAATGCAACTCCGACAGAGTATGTCATGTCCGATTATTGCGGTTACAAGTTTACCGAGATTTTTATTTCAAGCAAAAGCTTTAGCTGCTGGATGTAATGATTTTATTGAAAAGCCTGTAGTTGTTGAAACGTTAGAAACTACAATTTTTCGCTTTTTAAACATTTCTTCTTCCGCTTCGCTTTGGGAATAGATTCCAAATCTCGTACCGAGGGTAAGCCAGATAAAATGACAATTATTCCTGAAATACTGCTATTTAAATCAGTAGCTGTAAGGATTGTATTAACTGCAACGCCTGTCACTTCTTCTATCATTTGAATTAACTTTGGCTTGATTGCTGCATCGATATGCGATCGCACTTCTTGTGCTAACTCTTGGCGTTGTGTTGCTAATAAGAATTTTTCTGAAAGCGTGACAGATTTTTCCAGAACAATTGCTAATTTGTCATCGAAAAACTGACAAATAACTTGTTCAGGACGTTGTCCTATTTCAGCTAGATATAATGCTTGAATTCGCTGTTTTAAAGTCCGTTCTATTTGCCCGCGCGTAGGTTTTTGCGTACTCATGTATCGTAGTGATGCCAAGCCAAAAGTGATAGCACTAGAGTGGATTGAAAATTAGTTTGTATAAGGTATATCTTCCTCGATTGACGCAAGGTCAATTATACAACTATTTAGCCAACTTTTTATAACGATAAAGTGCCAAAAAGTATGCTTTCCTCTACCTAAAGCGTAGAATTAATTTTGAACTAGAAAAATATCTTTGTACATAAAGGAATATATCTCTAGTTGTATGTAGTCAGGTGTTAATAAAAACAGAATTTGACTGTACAAAATAAGTATAAATTCAAGATTAAAGTGAACGCTCAACCTCGTGAAGGAAATTGAACGCGAAATCGACGCACTTTTGTTCGTGGTAAAAAATCCACTCATGATATTCATCTTCTAGAATAATTAACTGAGCGCGAGGGATTCCTTGATAAAATTCATAGGCAAACTTAACAGGAACAAATAAATCGCGATCGCCCCAAATTACTAAAGTCGGACATTTGACTTTTGGTAGCAATGGTCGTAAGTCTTTTTCTAAAGCTATCCAGCTAGCTTGGATCATATTTTGAGGTTTAAATATCCAGTTAGCAATCAAGGCTTTTATAAACAGCATCATTGGTTCAATCTTAAATCTGCCGAGCTGTGCGGGAAAATCTATCAATCGCCGTAGCGCGACTTCAGGTAAAGAACCTAAAGGAATTCCAGTACTATCAATGAGCACAAGACTTTTAACAAGCGAGGAATCTGTCGCTGCTAAAGCAATTCCAACAGCACCTCCACCAGAGTGTCCTACTACATGAACTTGTCGTAAGTTTAAAGCTGCTAAAAAAGCTATTAGGCACTCTACATATCCGTTATAGTCAGCAACAGAATTTGGTAAAGAAGTTTTCCCAAAGCCTGGTAAATCTGGCGCAATAACGCGATATTTTTGTGATAAAAGTTGTAAAGTTGTTTGATAAGGCTCGGCTGCAATTGTCCAACCATGTAAAAATAAGATCGTTTCAGAATTAGAATCTCCTCCTTCTAAATAAACCGTTTGATAGTTGTTTAATTTAATTGGTTTTTCTTGGAGTTGAGACATTCAGTTTGCTCCTCTAAGCAATCATCCAAAATCAGGAGGTGCGATCGCACTCCACTCGTATTCCAAATAGCTTGCTAGCGCAACTATACCAGGGTTCCACTGACGACGTAGCGCCACATATAGATCTGCACCAGCCTCTACATCAGACGTTGTGGCAATTCCCTGTGCAGCCAAGTGGGCAATTGCCTTGTAATAGCGCGATCGCCACATTTGTTCGGATTGCATCCTTAAGCGCGTAGCATTAACTGGAAGAAACAACTCAAACAACTCAGCTAAAAATTGCATTCCACTTTCTTCTAGATTTTTGACTGCTGCTGAAGCAATCAACGAGTGATGGCTATGTTCGTCAAGCGCGCTTTTAATCAGCGTTACTGTATCCATTGCAACAAAAATAACTCGTGCTAACGCATAGTAATTTTCCTGCAAGCGGAAATAACCTAACGCTGGATGGGAATGATTAGACTCCAGTAAGTTCAACAAGTTTTGAGCTATGTCCGTAAGATCTTGGCGAGTACTACTATCAAAGCTTCCACTCGAACCCATGCGTGCAAGCATCACTGCAGCGTCTGCGGTTCTTCCCGTACGATGATGAAGACTCAAGGCAAAAATATTGCGTTGCATCAGCTGGCTATACACTGACTGTAAGAAAGTCAAATTAATTGTCAACACAGAAAAGCCAAGCATCGATTCAAGGATCATTAGCAAACGATAAGTACTTGTTCGAGGTGTAATATCGCCAGTTCCCAATGTGACGAGTGAGTAGCCGCTATAGTAAATTGCTGTCGCAAAATCTGTCGGAGTCGCTTTGCCTTCCATTTGAATTTCATTACCTAGTGCAGGCCAATAAATTGAAGCAAACCCTAAAATAAGTAAAAAGATCCACACAGCAATTGTGACAACCAGCAGCGTGGGTCCCATGTACGAGAGAATGCGATCGCGCTGGCGTATAAATCTAGCGCCGAAGCAAAAAACTTGCCACAATCCGCGCGCTAGCAGCACGCTAAGAATACCCCTTTCACCTCTGGGGTACAAAACAGTCATGTAAATATCTGCAAGTGCTAAAACGACTAATCCTGTTCCTAAAATTTGTGATAGCCAGCCCATGCGCGTTCAATCCTCACCTCATCTTAAGTGAGGTTACATTGCTTTTCTCATAACATGATCGCAGTCAGGAATTTCATCAGAAATCGCGGTTACTACACTCGCACAACTCATTTTAGATTATTAATGATACCAAATTAATGTATTTAATAACTTAATTAGATACCGTAGCGTAGATCCAAAAAGCAACAAAATGTTGTAATAGTATCAGAATTGCTATTAAATCTAGTTAACAATTGTTACTCGATTGTAGACGATTTGAGGAGTGAGGAGCAGAATATAAAAGCTACAGTGAGTTTTATAAAACCTTTTGCGTATTCTTTCTGGTAGAGACCTAAATTCTCTGCGAAACGCAAGTATAACTTTTGGCAGAAATCTTTTTGATACCAAGCTTTTGTCACATTTACGTCACATTTGTCAGGAAGACTGAAGATAGTCAATCCAGTCTATCACCCTGAATCACTGAGGTCAATGTAAGGAATACTAAGGAATAACGTATGAAAACCATTTTGTTCAGGCGTGCTTCACTTGTAGCAAGTCTTACAGCGGTAGGGATTGTTACTAGTGCAGTATCAGCTCAGGCTCAAGCCGTTAATTATGATGTGCAAACAACTGCAGATGCAAACAGCAATGTTTCAACTTCAGCGTCTGCACTGGTAGGTGGAAATGCGCCTGGTACAGATGGCAATGGTTCCATCATGTTGAGTCAGGCTAACCTAGATAACCTAGGACCGACGCAAGGCGACATTGATGACCAAATTGAGTCAGCCCCACCAAATCCTTTAAATCAAACAACACCAAGCCCGGATGGCACGACCACGACGCCAGGCACTAGTCCAAACCTCGTGCAACCTCAGCCAGCGCCAGGAGTGACACCAGACCCCACCTTCCCAGGACCAACACAAACACAGCCAGCGCCAGGAGTGACACCAGACCCCACCTTCCCAGGACCAACACAAACACAGCCAGCGCCAGGAGTGACACCAGACCCCACCTTCCCACAACCAACAACACCGCAACAAGTGCCCGATACCGCACCTCCAGATACAACTGTAGAACCTGCAATTGTACCTGGTACAGCAACGCGTGGCGGTGCTAGCTACATTGGTGTTGGTGGCAATATTGGCTTCGGTGGAGCTACCACTTTGAGTGAAGGTGCTTTTGCTGTCTATAGTAAGATTGGTTTGACTGAAACTTTCTCAATTAGACCAGCAGCATTCTTTGGAGATAACACTGTAATCGCTGTCCCGATTACTGCCGATTTTCCACCTGCCGAAACAGGAATAGCCGCAGCGCAACTTAACGTGGCTCCCTATATAGGTGCAGGAATTGCAATATCTACAGGTCAAGATAGCACGGCGGGTGCTTTGATTAGTGGTGGTGTTGACGTACCATTGACAGAACAGTTCACAGCAACTGCGGGTATCAACATTGGTTTTATTGACGATACCGAAGTTGGATTACTCATTGGAGTCGGCTACAACTTCTAAACCCTCTTAGGTAGATCCCTAAGTTGCCTTTAGCCGTGTTATACGCGCTTAGGGATTGCCTACTCAATTAATTGCGTCACTCAATGTTCATGTTGCTGTCACTCTACTGTCATATTTAGCTTTGACAATATTGACAAGATGAGGAAATCAGCTATGAACAGGCATTTTCTAATTGGCTTGGCTATAGTAGCGTCAGTTTCCACATTAGGACTACCTACTATAGCGCGATCGCAAACCCGAATCGGCGATCTACAGCAACGTCCTCCTGGAATAACAATATCTGGTCGAGTGACAAGCGTTGTTGGCAACGACTTCATCCTAGAGGATGACTCAGGGCAGATCGTAGTCGATGCTGGACCGCGGTGGTGGCAGGAGATCGACGTTTCTCCAGGAGAACAAGTTACCGTCAACGGCGAACTAGGAAGAGGTGGTGAATTTGATGCTTTCTCGATTACGAGAGCCGACGGTACAGTTATTCAAATTCGCCCCGCACAAGGTCCGCCGCCTTGGGCTGGTGGTCCAAACCGCGCTCCTGGAGCAAGAAGTAGAGGCAATACTCCAGTGCAAAATTAGCCAGTGATAAATCTTTGGTGGTACTTATAGCAATCGGAACATACCAGGTAAGAGAAACCGCTTGGGACAAAATTTATAGTGGAGCAACGGGAACACAGCTTACATCAAGAAAGACTAGCAAGTACTGCAACGGCACCTAAACCAGCACTAGCCTTTGGAGATGCGATCGCAATTATCGTTGGTATCGTCATCGGTGCTGGAATTTTTGAAACACCTGCGCTGGTTGCTGCAAATAGCGGTAATGGGGTCGTTGCGCTCGGAGCTTGGGTTTTGGGAGGACTAATATCTTTACTTGGCGCACTATGCTATGGCGAGCTAGCAACAACCTATCCGCACACGGGTGGTAATTACTATTACTTGTTACGGGCATTTGGCAAACCTGTTGCTTTCTTATTCGCTTGGGCGCGCATGACAGTGATTCAAACTGGCTCGATTGCTTTGCTAGCATTTGTCTTTGGTGACTATGCTTCACAGCTATTGCGTCTGGGAACTTATTCACCTTCAATTTATGCAGGGTTGGCGATCGCTCTATTAACTGGTTTGAATATAGTTGGCGTACAACAAGGCAAAGTGGCACAGAATTGGTTGACCGCCGCCAAGGTTTTAGGATTGTTACTTGTGGTAGCTGTTGGTTTAGCTGCAACGATTGAACCTCCGCAACCAGCGACGATCTCTAGCGAAAGTAGTTTAGGACTAGTCATGATTTTTGTGTTGCTGTCATATGGTGGGTGGAACGAGGCGGCTTATATTTCTGCGGAGATCCGTAACGTCCGACGCAACATGGTACGATCGCTCGTATGGAGTCTGGGAATTATTACAGCAATTTATTTGCTCATTAACCTTGCATATCTGCGTGGTTTGGGTCTTGCTGGTACCGCCGGTTCACAAGCTGTTGCTGCCGATTTGATGCGCGGTGCCTTCGGAACGCCTGGGGCAGTGTTTATCAGTTTTCTGATCGCGATTTCTACTTTAGGTGCTACCAATGCCACCATTTTTACGGGTGCGCGTACGAATCATGCCTTGGGGCAAGATTTTGCTAGATTTGCCTTTCTCGGTCGTTGGCGAACAAGTAGTAATACTCCAGCAGCTGCTTTACTCGTCCAAGGAGCAATTTCCTTATTACTGGTGTTGTTTGGAACGCTAGCTCCGCGCAATGGCTTTGAGACGATGGTGGACTATACAGCGCCGATATTCTGGTTCTTTTTTTTACTCTCTGTTATGACTATCTTTGTCCTACGACAGCGCGAACCACATCTGCGTAGACCTTTCCAAGTGCCGTTTTATCCTGTCACCCCGCTCGTTTTTTGTATCATTTGTATCTATTTGCTTTACTCTAGCGTGACCTATACCGGAATTGGAGCGCTACTCGGTTTAGTTGTCGTTATATCGGGTATACCACTGTTGTTTTGGACTCGCCAGCAACAAACTTGAGCAAGTAGTACCAATTTTGGATTTTGAAACCGCTCGCGAAAAGATTGTTGAACGTTTGTACAGAGCAAACATCAATCCAATTGGTATCAAAAGGAGAAATTGAGTATATGCAGCAAACGATCAAAAGTTTATTAGTAGCAGGTATAGGGGCGGGTAGCTTACTCATTGCGGGGTGCGAGCAACAACGTCAATTTGAAGTAGAAGCACAACAACCAGCGCCCACAGTTCAAACGCAATCACCTGCGCCTGCGACTGCGCCGACTCAACCGCAAGAACGCGCACCTGACGTACCTTATGTGCCGACTCCGCAAGAGGTCGTAGACCAAATGTTGCAGTTGGCAAATGTCACTAGCAACGATGTAGTGTACGATCTAGGAAGTGGTGACGGTAGAATTCCTATTACTGCTGTCCAAAAGTTTGGTGCAAGTAGGGCTTATGGAATCGAAATTAATCCCGAACTTGTACAACGTGCCCGTCAAAATGCCGATACTGCCAACGTAAGCGATCGCGTCCAGTTTATCCAACAAGATCTATTTCAAACAGATTTACAGGACGCTACTGTAGTCACGCTCTATCTGTTACCAGATATCAACATCAAGTTACGTCCCAAGTTACTACAAGAGTTAAGACCAGGCACTCGCATTGTCTCCCACGACTTTGATATGGGTGAGTGGCAACCAGACGAAGTCGTTCGCGTCCAAGGACCAAGTCGCCAACATACGCTTTACCTATGGACTGTACCAGAAAATGTTCCCGCAAACTTGCAATAACGGGAAGCAACTAGTGCGTAGTAATTGATGAAGGGCGATTAACAACTAGCTACTAACAACTTGAAGCAACAATCAGGAGCATCTCATGAAAACGAACAATCGTAAATCTACACTGAGAAAATTTGCTGGAATTTTAGGTGGAATCGCAATTCTCCCTGTATTAGCAGCGTGCGGTCCAGAAACTACGACAACACAGGTATCGCCAGCACCAGAAGCGACTCCGACAATTACTCCCGCACCAGGCGAAACACCTGCCGATCAAACAACTCCTACAACACCAACGACAGAAGCAACAGACTCTATCGTTAATGTTGCCAGCGGCGACCCTCGCTTTAGTACTTTAACCGAATTAGTGAATGCTGCGAATTTGACCGAAACGCTTGAAGGTGAAGGACCTTTC
This region of Chroococcidiopsis sp. TS-821 genomic DNA includes:
- a CDS encoding fasciclin domain-containing protein, with product MKTNNRKSTLRKFAGILGGIAILPVLAACGPETTTTQVSPAPEATPTITPAPGETPADQTTPTTPTTEATDSIVNVASGDPRFSTLTELVNAANLTETLEGEGPFTVFAPTNEAFAGLSESTRQELLQPENRETLRRILQYHVVPGEVTSDQLQSGEVASAEGSPINVQVDDAADQVRVNDATVTEPDIQASNGVIHAIDSVILPPGLNL
- a CDS encoding potassium channel family protein — encoded protein: MGWLSQILGTGLVVLALADIYMTVLYPRGERGILSVLLARGLWQVFCFGARFIRQRDRILSYMGPTLLVVTIAVWIFLLILGFASIYWPALGNEIQMEGKATPTDFATAIYYSGYSLVTLGTGDITPRTSTYRLLMILESMLGFSVLTINLTFLQSVYSQLMQRNIFALSLHHRTGRTADAAVMLARMGSSGSFDSSTRQDLTDIAQNLLNLLESNHSHPALGYFRLQENYYALARVIFVAMDTVTLIKSALDEHSHHSLIASAAVKNLEESGMQFLAELFELFLPVNATRLRMQSEQMWRSRYYKAIAHLAAQGIATTSDVEAGADLYVALRRQWNPGIVALASYLEYEWSAIAPPDFG
- a CDS encoding alpha/beta fold hydrolase, which translates into the protein MSQLQEKPIKLNNYQTVYLEGGDSNSETILFLHGWTIAAEPYQTTLQLLSQKYRVIAPDLPGFGKTSLPNSVADYNGYVECLIAFLAALNLRQVHVVGHSGGGAVGIALAATDSSLVKSLVLIDSTGIPLGSLPEVALRRLIDFPAQLGRFKIEPMMLFIKALIANWIFKPQNMIQASWIALEKDLRPLLPKVKCPTLVIWGDRDLFVPVKFAYEFYQGIPRAQLIILEDEYHEWIFYHEQKCVDFAFNFLHEVERSL
- a CDS encoding DNA-binding protein, which produces MNRHFLIGLAIVASVSTLGLPTIARSQTRIGDLQQRPPGITISGRVTSVVGNDFILEDDSGQIVVDAGPRWWQEIDVSPGEQVTVNGELGRGGEFDAFSITRADGTVIQIRPAQGPPPWAGGPNRAPGARSRGNTPVQN
- a CDS encoding response regulator — protein: MLTVDLERFSPENYFFPIAGNSLALVVDSDLDSLTLTTEIVKFCGCCVLTATTSQNALQLAIAHQPALILLELMLPEVDGITLTMQLRQSMSCPIIAVTSLPRFLFQAKALAAGCNDFIEKPVVVETLETTIFRFLNISSSASLWE
- a CDS encoding methyltransferase domain-containing protein; its protein translation is MQQTIKSLLVAGIGAGSLLIAGCEQQRQFEVEAQQPAPTVQTQSPAPATAPTQPQERAPDVPYVPTPQEVVDQMLQLANVTSNDVVYDLGSGDGRIPITAVQKFGASRAYGIEINPELVQRARQNADTANVSDRVQFIQQDLFQTDLQDATVVTLYLLPDINIKLRPKLLQELRPGTRIVSHDFDMGEWQPDEVVRVQGPSRQHTLYLWTVPENVPANLQ
- a CDS encoding APC family permease, which produces MEQREHSLHQERLASTATAPKPALAFGDAIAIIVGIVIGAGIFETPALVAANSGNGVVALGAWVLGGLISLLGALCYGELATTYPHTGGNYYYLLRAFGKPVAFLFAWARMTVIQTGSIALLAFVFGDYASQLLRLGTYSPSIYAGLAIALLTGLNIVGVQQGKVAQNWLTAAKVLGLLLVVAVGLAATIEPPQPATISSESSLGLVMIFVLLSYGGWNEAAYISAEIRNVRRNMVRSLVWSLGIITAIYLLINLAYLRGLGLAGTAGSQAVAADLMRGAFGTPGAVFISFLIAISTLGATNATIFTGARTNHALGQDFARFAFLGRWRTSSNTPAAALLVQGAISLLLVLFGTLAPRNGFETMVDYTAPIFWFFFLLSVMTIFVLRQREPHLRRPFQVPFYPVTPLVFCIICIYLLYSSVTYTGIGALLGLVVVISGIPLLFWTRQQQT
- a CDS encoding DUF2294 domain-containing protein, whose translation is MSTQKPTRGQIERTLKQRIQALYLAEIGQRPEQVICQFFDDKLAIVLEKSVTLSEKFLLATQRQELAQEVRSHIDAAIKPKLIQMIEEVTGVAVNTILTATDLNSSISGIIVILSGLPSVRDLESIPKAKRKKKCLKSEKL